A window of Phragmites australis chromosome 2, lpPhrAust1.1, whole genome shotgun sequence genomic DNA:
CATTGTATGGAAGGAAGTGCAGAACTCCACTATTATGGAATTTGATCTGGGAAAGCCAAGTATTTGGTCCAGAAGTCTTAAAGGAGGCAGAAAGGCAAGTGCGGGAAATTTGAAACAACCTGCGAACCGCGCAGTCAAGGAAGAAGAGTTATGCGGACAATCAACGTTGGGAGTTGACTCTCGAAGTCCaagacttcgtgtatctcaaggtatcaCCAATCAAAGGTCTTTGTAGATTCAAGGTCAAGGGTAAACTGACACCTCGATGTATTGGTCCGTTTATGGTGCtagaaagaagaggagaagtggcttatcatTTGTAATTACTACCTCATCTCTCAAatgtgcatgatgtctttcatATCTCCtagttgaagaaatgtctgAGGATATATATGCATAAGCGATGCTTTTAGTGTAGGAACTGAAATTTTGCCTCATGTTGTAGCTGTAGAATTGTGAAACAAGCTAGAAGTATATCTTGATTGGTTAACTATTTAAACAATGTTTATTCATATAGTATGAAGATTCCCTTCACTAAAGTAACATGGTCAAGAAGTGGTTCGATGTGTCTTTTAGATGTCCTGAATTTAGGCTTTGTTTGGTTCCTGATCTAGTTGGTAAGATTATTCTTCGGCACTTAATTAAGCGAAAAGCACTTCAAGAGACTCTCTAAAACTCACTTTCTAGATCTCCATATAGGGAGTCTTCCCAATAAGGGGCCCCAAAGGTTTGGACTTGAGTAGGTTGAAAAAAGACACTCTAAATATCCTCCATCTTCAACAGACTCCTTACATCCAATCCCTATATTTCAGCAGactcctctctctatctcctctGATGTGTCACTGATGTGTGGACCTCATCCTTCATTTCTCTCCTTCCTCCCATCTTGCTACATCGTACAACCACTCGTTTCTTGCCTTTCCCATCTTGCTATCTCAACATGAGGACACACACAATAGTGAACTTTACACGACGAGAAGCATTGCCGCTCGAATCGACGTCGATGCGGATGGACATGAGCTAGATTTAGCGACCGTGAAGCTCAATTTCGCAGCAACGAGGTCGATTTGAGCTCGATTTCGTAGTGGTGAGGTCGATTTAATGGCAACGAGGTAGATTTGGGATTGATTTGGTAGTGAGGAGGTCAGTATTTGCTCGATTTGGCTGCAACGAGTTCATCGATGGCCATGGTAGGAAAGATTTTTTGAAGTTCTAAGCTCGATTTCGCGGTGGTGAGGTCGATTTCACGGCGACGAGGTAGATTTAGGATCGATTTGGTAGCAAGGAGGTCAGTATTTGCTCAATTTGTCCGCGACGAGTTCGTCGATACCGACCTCCGACTAGACTACACGCTGTCGCTCGACATGCCATCCATGCGTCGAGGCGAGGCGTGTGCGCTGGCGGTCGGTGGGCTACAGTGGGAAGCGGCCATGCCCAGCTGCAACGACAGGCCACAGGAGAGCGGTGCGGCCCAGGTGTGGGCCTAGATGGGATTGGGAGTCTGCTTGGTTTTCTACTTTTAGTTAGGATGGAGAAGGATATTGGGAGCCTCTAAATATTATGAGCCATATAGGGCAACTGTTAGAGAAGGTTTTTAAGGCAATTATAGAGAGCTGTATTAGATATCTCTTGATGATGCTttaaggtcctgtttgtttcagctcagGATTATAATAAACTAGCTAATTTGTtctgagctgaaacaaacagctagcTTATTTATTCAGATTATTATAAGCTGAAGTTCAAATTATAATAATCCTATAAATTGTGAAAATGAGCTTATTTTAGCTTATTTTGGCTTTTTACtatactacccatcaaattTAGGAGAAATTACTCGTCAATGCCACTCCCTCACCATACACCCGAATCTCCCACCCCCTATTGAGAGGCTGAGAGCATTGCAGACTTTTGTCAATAATCCAGACTCCAATAATCTAGATTGCCAAATAGCTCATAGCTTATTTTCCTCCAGCTTATCATAATTCAACTTATTATAATCCACCATCTATAAACCGTTTATTATAATCCTGAGCTAAAACAAATAGGCCTAAGAAATGTATACAGACATGGACCATTTTGGTTTTCCCTAGGTGCAAGTTGGGCGACTGGAGAGAAATGTAGCTACTGATTGTTCATAATTACTACTCAATCTGTGGGTCTGTGCCAACTATTATCCAACTATTTTGCATGCTGTTTGAGAAAATGTAGTGAATGCCGTTAGAAAActtgtttaaaaaaatctgCCATCTATAATGATTTACCAACAAATGCAGAATTGAAATACTTGTATAGGCAATCGAGGCATTGTGCAACATTACTAGTTTGCTCATGTTCACAAAACTTTCCCACTAAATTTTTCATGTGCCGTATTTTCCAACTGTCTGTACAATGTTAGTTTTATTTGTATGACAATGCGGATTATTTCTATTGCATGTAGTACATCTCTGACTATGTTTGTGCAGGGCTGGTGAATTGTCCCCAGATGAGCTTGAGCGCCTCATGACTGTGGTCGCAAACCCCCGCCAGTTCAAGGTCCCTGATTGGTTTCTCAACAGGAAGGACTACAAGGACAGTAGGTCCTCCCAGGTTGTTTCCAACGCCCTTGACATGAAGCTCAGGGATGACCTTGAGAGGCTGAAGAAGATCAGGTCAGTCATTAGCGCATGTTTGTGTTACCTTATTGCTCTACTAGATAAGTTGCTTTGCATGCGCACAGAGATTCATGCTCATTGCGTAGTTGAAAATACTAGCCGCATTTGTTCTGCATGAGTTGCTACAGATCATAGCATCCAGGGTAATTCTGGTTTAATCCAATTCATCCGCTTTCAAAAACTGTGGACTATCTTTGCACAAAATACCCCTTTGTGCTGATCGTAGCACGCACACAAACtgcatattttgtttttctggTTGCCTTTATTTGATGATTTGCTCATAACAAAACCTTTGTGTTATCCAGAAACCACCGTGGTCTGCGTCACTACTGGGGCCTTCGTGTCCGCGGACAGCATACCAAGACCACCGGCAGGCGTGGAAAGACTGTCGGTGTCTCGAAGAAGAGATAAACCCCGTCTCCAGGCACAGCAGCCGGCATATCTTCAGAGTGTTGTCTTAATTATGCGAACCTTTGCGTTATCTTTCGCCGGAGGATGTTTTGCTCTAGGATAGACCATGGGCTGTTTTTGGTTTATGAACTTCGATACATCGTTTGGTACCTGATCTCGCAGCGGATCCAATTCAATGTTTTATGAACCGGGTAAAGTTTTGTGTTTGAAACAATGCATGTCCATTTCAGTTGTCCAATCGGATTCGGACTCCGGG
This region includes:
- the LOC133910048 gene encoding small ribosomal subunit protein uS13z/uS13y/uS13x-like, yielding MTVVANPRQFKVPDWFLNRKDYKDSRSSQVVSNALDMKLRDDLERLKKIRNHRGLRHYWGLRVRGQHTKTTGRRGKTVGVSKKR